The following are encoded in a window of Oncorhynchus keta strain PuntledgeMale-10-30-2019 chromosome 10, Oket_V2, whole genome shotgun sequence genomic DNA:
- the LOC118388644 gene encoding zinc finger CCCH domain-containing protein 10-like: MGGGGALGNGNNCGGGGTGGPGSGPAPDGVCRDFLRNVCKRGKRCRFKHPDFNEVPDLGVQKNEFVFCHDYQNKECVRSNCRFVHGSKEDEDYYKKSGELPLRLRGKVAAGLGLSPMDLPHSRGEVPICRDFLKGECQRGSKCKFRHVMKDNEYEPARVGVGSVLGPGSSGMVNTGGGVGVGACGGMAGLVGGGGGGNMIGMGCPSLGGCRDLGILGVGGVGVSGIGGCISMGASGPRRFDRGPCSAYDPLFESGLYETSPLEAPVDHTMLQLKRRRLEGLRLDGNGGGHYELGVQAALSPQPLEYRFLEEENTLLRRRVDELKKQVSNLMATNEVLLEQNAQFRSQTKVSVMTLSSTPAPSEQTMASPVGSVSSYNHSVAQTHTTLSSAGLQPRTVTLTQQDLVAPTGAPTVPPSNAAPPSIPLPHLNPEITPLSAALVQTIAQGMVPPVSMAPVTVSVAPVAVSMAQPLPGITISHATTPMVSYPIASQSMRITTIPH, encoded by the exons ATGGGTGGAGGAGGGGCCCTGGGGAATGGGAACAACTGCGGGGGAGGTGGAACCGGGGGCCCGGGGTCAGGACCGGCCCCGGACGGGGTCTGCAGAGACTTCTTGAGGAACGTGTGTAAGAGGGGCAAACGCTGCCGCTTCAAACACCCCGACTTCAACGAGGTGCCAGACCTCGGGGTGCAGAAGAACGAGTTTGTATTCTGCCACGACTACCAGAACAAGGAGTGTGTCCGCTCCAACTGCCGCTTCGTCCACGGCTCCAAGGAGGATGAGGACTACTATAAGAAGTCAGGGGAGCTACCCCTCAGGTTGAGGGGGAAAGTAGCTGCAGGACTGGGCCTGTCCCCCATGGACCTCCCACACAGCCGAGGGGAGGTCCCCATCTGCAGGGACTTTCTGAAGGGTGAGTGCCAGCGGGGCAGCAAGTGTAAGTTCCGCCACGTCATGAAGGACAACGAGTATGAGCCGGCAAGAGTGGGTGTGGGGAGTGTGTTGGGCCCAGGGTCCAGTGGGATGGTGAACACAGGCGGAGGGGTTGGGGTGGGTGCCTGTGGAGGCATGGCTGgactggtggggggtggaggtgggggcaACATGATTGGGATGGGCTGCCCCAGCCTTGGGGGTTGCAGAGACCTGGGTATCTTAGGGGTTGGAGGAGTAGGGGTAAGTGGGATTGGGGGTTGCATCTCCATGGGGGCCTCAGGACCTCGTCGCTTTGACAGGGGCCCCTGCTCGGCGTACGACCCCCTGTTTGAGAGCGGTCTGTATGAGACATCGCCCCTGGAAGCCCCTGTGGACCACACAATGCTGCAGCTGAAGAGACGCAGGCTGGAGGGTCTCCGGCTGGACGGGAACGGAGGGGGGCACTATGAGCTGGGGGTGCAGGCTGCCCTCTCACCCCAGCCGCTGGAGTACAGGTTTCTGGAGGAGGAAAACACCCTGCTGAGGAGGAGAGTGGATGAATTGAAGAAACAG GTCTCAAACCTCATGGCCACCAACGAGGTGCTGCTGGAGCAGAATGCCCAGTTCCGGAGCCAGACCAAGGTGTCGGTGATGACCCTGTCCTCCACCCCAGCCCCCTCTGAGCAGACCATGGCGTCCCCCGTGGGCTCGGTCAGTTCCTACAACCACAGCGTCGCCCAGACCCATACCACCCTGAGCAGCGCCGGGCTGCAGCCTCGTACCGTCACCCTCACACAGCAGGACCTAGTGGCCCCCACCGGTGCCCCTACAGTGCCCCCATCTAATGCTGCCCCACCCAGCATTCCCCTGCCCCACCTCAACCCCGAGATCACCCCGCTCTCAGCCGCCCTGGTTCAGACCATTGCCCAGGGCATGGTGCCTCCCGTCTCCATGGCACCCGTCACTGTTTCAGTGGCACCGGTGGCTGTATCCATGGCACAGCCTCTGCCTGGCATCACTATAAGCCATGCCACCACCCCCATGGTGTCATACCCTATCGCCAGCCAGAGTATGAGGATCACCACCATACCTCACTGA